From Mycolicibacterium nivoides, a single genomic window includes:
- a CDS encoding phosphotyrosine protein phosphatase, translated as MTERDRPSVLFLCTHNAGRSQMAMGFLAHLAGDRASVFSGGSEPADTVNAAAVAAMAEVGIDIAHEQPRRWTDEVVEAADVVVTMGCGDTCPYFPGKRYENWELADPAGLGVEAVRPIRDDIERRVRALLEDLGINPVG; from the coding sequence ATGACCGAGCGGGACCGCCCCAGCGTGTTGTTCCTGTGCACGCACAACGCAGGCCGGTCCCAGATGGCGATGGGCTTCTTGGCCCACCTCGCAGGAGACCGGGCATCCGTGTTCTCGGGAGGCTCGGAACCTGCCGACACGGTCAACGCCGCGGCCGTGGCGGCGATGGCCGAAGTCGGTATCGACATCGCGCACGAACAACCTCGGCGATGGACCGACGAGGTCGTCGAGGCGGCCGACGTCGTCGTGACGATGGGCTGCGGGGACACCTGCCCGTACTTCCCCGGCAAGCGGTACGAGAACTGGGAGTTGGCCGATCCGGCCGGCCTAGGGGTCGAAGCGGTCCGGCCGATTCGCGACGACATCGAGCGGCGGGTTCGCGCTCTTCTCGAGGACCTCGGAATCAATCCCGTCGGCTGA
- a CDS encoding YybH family protein, which translates to MTEAAIRQRIADGVDAIRARDLDRLTALYAPDVVSFDLGAPLRYAGDDNKRRAWQEVFTAYTGPIGYDVHELTVTTEGDIAFVHSLNHVRGTLASGRDIDMWLRWTACLRCVDGVWRVFHDHVSVPADLEYGKAIVNLTP; encoded by the coding sequence GTGACTGAAGCCGCCATTCGACAGCGCATCGCCGACGGTGTGGATGCGATCCGGGCGCGGGACCTCGACAGGCTCACGGCCCTCTACGCGCCCGACGTCGTGTCCTTCGACCTCGGCGCACCGCTGCGGTACGCGGGAGACGACAACAAGCGAAGGGCCTGGCAGGAAGTCTTCACCGCGTACACCGGACCGATCGGCTACGACGTACACGAGCTGACCGTCACCACCGAGGGCGACATCGCGTTCGTACACAGCCTCAATCACGTCCGCGGCACCCTGGCCAGCGGCCGCGACATCGACATGTGGCTGCGATGGACGGCATGTCTGCGGTGCGTCGACGGCGTCTGGCGCGTCTTTCACGACCACGTCTCGGTGCCCGCGGACCTTGAGTACGGCAAGGCAATCGTGAATCTCACGCCGTGA
- a CDS encoding cytochrome P450, translating into MTEGATAEARHIEHSYHFDRHTPQYRDQFEPITSEMLGTCPLAWTDTYGGHWVAAGSSEVFELARCPHISNDNDIVGERKGYRGINIPRGEVSTQFRGGMLEMDDPEHRAYRTPLNGYLSPAAVARWKPVVDELVRACLDEKIEDGSIDFVDDLANIVPAVLTLGLLGVPLSEWEIYCEPAHASVYTRADSPDAKRVFDLSVASAIHMMGHVAVIREDPRPGLIDAMVRMRVDGEPAPDSEILGMLMLLIGGGFDTTTALTAHSLEWLSLHPDQRQRLSRDRASLLDSATEEFLRFFTPAPGDGRTISEDIEVDGVPLKEGERLWLSWAMANRDPRVFENPNVLMMDRTGNRHFSFGLGVHRCIGSNVARTVFKSMLTGVLDRMPDYRCDPHGTVHYETIGVIQGMQHLPATFTPGRRTGPGLAETLEKLQRICDEQQLAAPITVHKATAIID; encoded by the coding sequence ATGACCGAGGGTGCGACGGCAGAGGCTCGACATATCGAGCACAGCTACCACTTCGATCGGCACACCCCGCAGTATCGCGACCAGTTCGAGCCGATCACCTCGGAGATGCTGGGCACCTGCCCGCTGGCCTGGACCGACACCTACGGCGGGCACTGGGTGGCCGCCGGCAGCAGCGAAGTCTTCGAACTCGCCCGCTGCCCACACATCTCGAATGACAACGACATCGTCGGGGAACGAAAAGGCTATCGGGGCATCAACATTCCGCGCGGCGAAGTGAGCACGCAGTTCCGCGGCGGCATGTTGGAGATGGATGATCCCGAGCACCGCGCCTACCGGACACCGCTCAACGGCTACCTGTCACCGGCCGCTGTCGCACGGTGGAAGCCGGTGGTCGACGAGCTCGTCAGGGCGTGCCTGGACGAGAAGATCGAAGACGGCAGTATCGATTTCGTCGACGATCTGGCGAACATCGTCCCGGCGGTACTGACCCTGGGACTGCTCGGTGTCCCCCTCTCCGAATGGGAGATCTACTGCGAACCCGCGCACGCATCGGTGTACACGCGCGCCGACTCCCCCGACGCCAAACGCGTCTTCGACCTGTCCGTGGCCTCCGCGATCCACATGATGGGCCACGTTGCGGTGATCCGCGAAGATCCACGTCCGGGGTTGATCGACGCCATGGTCCGGATGCGCGTCGATGGCGAGCCGGCACCCGATTCCGAGATCCTGGGCATGCTCATGCTCCTGATCGGCGGGGGTTTCGACACCACCACTGCACTGACCGCGCATTCGCTCGAGTGGCTCTCCCTGCACCCCGATCAGCGTCAGCGGTTGAGCCGGGACCGTGCTTCCCTCCTCGACTCGGCGACCGAGGAGTTCCTCCGTTTCTTCACCCCGGCCCCCGGGGACGGCCGCACGATCTCCGAGGACATCGAGGTCGATGGCGTGCCACTCAAAGAGGGTGAGCGGCTGTGGTTGTCGTGGGCGATGGCCAACCGCGACCCGCGGGTCTTCGAGAACCCGAACGTGCTCATGATGGACCGAACGGGTAACCGCCACTTCAGTTTCGGCCTGGGTGTGCATCGGTGTATCGGCTCGAATGTGGCGCGCACGGTGTTCAAGTCGATGCTCACCGGGGTGCTCGACCGGATGCCGGATTACCGGTGCGATCCCCACGGCACCGTGCACTACGAGACCATCGGCGTCATCCAGGGCATGCAGCATCTGCCCGCGACATTCACGCCGGGCCGCCGGACCGGTCCGGGTCTGGCCGAGACACTGGAGAAACTGCAACGGATCTGCGACGAGCAGCAACTGGCCGCGCCGATCACCGTGCACAAGGCGACCGCGATCATCGACTGA
- a CDS encoding cupin domain-containing protein, translating into MTTGSHGEIQLENDWFRVTQWTIDPGGAIPMHRHDHEYVVVPLVTDTMHVVTADGTEIVAELVAGQSYSRPAGSEHTVENRGDLQPIVFVEVERLS; encoded by the coding sequence ATGACGACCGGATCCCACGGCGAGATCCAGCTCGAAAATGACTGGTTCCGTGTGACTCAGTGGACGATCGACCCGGGTGGTGCGATTCCGATGCACCGGCACGATCACGAGTACGTGGTTGTCCCACTGGTCACCGACACCATGCATGTCGTCACCGCCGACGGTACCGAGATCGTCGCAGAACTCGTCGCCGGCCAGAGCTATTCACGCCCGGCGGGTTCCGAGCACACCGTCGAGAATCGCGGTGACCTCCAACCGATCGTCTTCGTCGAAGTGGAGCGACTCTCCTAG
- a CDS encoding Dyp-type peroxidase: MTDLEFDDIQHIMLTGTPHLTGRYEFLSFDTPEAGRAWLAEMVPLVQSATDVRETVNVFKRWVNLAFTWNGLRALGVDEDSLASFPDEFREGMASRADILGDTGAAAPEHWMGGLAGDDLHAIVILFARDEEERVRCVGEHDALLARCPGVRSLSHLDLAATAPFEYDHDHFGYRDPVSQPQMKGSGEELIPGSGGALAPGEFLLGYPDEDGLVSNQPTPEVLSRNGSYMAYRRLEEHVGTFRDYLKQNAEGAEGEELLAAKFMGRWRSGAPLVLAPEHDDPELGADPMRNNDFDYGQMDPHGYACPLGSHARRLNPRDTEPNPNRRRMIRRSGTYGPALPEGVADDGIERGVGMFLICASLVRQFEFAQNVWINDKSFKDLGNDHDPICGTQDGTLDFKIPKRPIRKVHKGLPAFTTLRGGAYFFLPGLNALRYLKTLGTKEAA, translated from the coding sequence ATGACGGACCTCGAATTCGACGATATCCAGCACATCATGCTGACCGGGACGCCCCACTTGACCGGCCGGTACGAGTTCCTGTCCTTCGACACCCCCGAAGCCGGGCGAGCCTGGCTGGCCGAGATGGTTCCCCTCGTGCAGTCGGCCACCGACGTGCGCGAGACGGTGAACGTCTTCAAGCGTTGGGTCAACCTGGCCTTCACGTGGAATGGGTTGCGCGCGTTGGGAGTTGACGAGGATTCACTGGCGTCGTTCCCGGACGAGTTCCGGGAGGGCATGGCGTCGCGCGCCGACATCCTCGGGGACACCGGCGCGGCCGCACCTGAACACTGGATGGGCGGGCTCGCGGGCGACGATCTGCACGCGATCGTCATCCTGTTCGCCCGGGACGAGGAGGAACGCGTCCGGTGCGTCGGCGAGCACGATGCGCTGCTGGCCCGCTGCCCCGGGGTGCGGTCGCTTTCGCATCTGGATCTGGCCGCCACCGCCCCGTTCGAGTACGACCACGATCACTTCGGGTACCGCGACCCGGTATCTCAGCCGCAGATGAAGGGTTCCGGCGAGGAGCTGATACCCGGTTCGGGCGGGGCGCTCGCACCAGGTGAGTTCCTCCTCGGCTATCCGGACGAGGACGGGCTGGTGTCGAACCAGCCCACACCCGAGGTGCTTTCGCGCAACGGTAGCTACATGGCCTACCGCAGGTTGGAGGAGCATGTCGGGACCTTCCGCGACTACCTGAAGCAGAATGCCGAGGGCGCCGAGGGCGAGGAGCTACTGGCCGCCAAGTTCATGGGACGCTGGCGCAGTGGTGCACCGTTGGTGCTGGCACCCGAACACGACGATCCGGAACTGGGCGCGGATCCGATGCGCAACAACGATTTCGACTACGGCCAGATGGATCCGCACGGCTACGCCTGTCCGCTGGGCTCCCACGCCCGCAGGCTGAACCCACGCGATACCGAACCGAACCCGAACCGGCGCAGGATGATCCGGCGCAGCGGCACCTACGGGCCTGCGCTGCCCGAGGGCGTCGCAGACGACGGGATCGAACGCGGTGTCGGGATGTTCCTGATCTGCGCCAGCCTGGTCCGTCAGTTCGAGTTCGCCCAGAACGTCTGGATCAACGACAAGTCGTTCAAGGATCTCGGCAACGACCACGACCCCATCTGCGGCACCCAGGACGGCACGCTGGACTTCAAGATTCCGAAGCGGCCGATCCGCAAAGTACACAAGGGATTACCCGCATTCACCACGCTGCGCGGCGGGGCGTACTTCTTCCTGCCCGGCCTGAACGCGCTGCGTTACCTCAAGACCCTTGGAACAAAGGAGGCAGCATGA
- a CDS encoding bile acid:sodium symporter family protein: protein MNDLLLRGSNIAVVFFVVSSTLAVGLGLTVGQILAPLKNIRVVALSLAANFVLAPLAAFGLWRVFDLDDPLGIGLLLCGLAAGAPFLIKLAEFAKADMAFAVGLMVLLMVVTVGYVPLILPIFVSGTAVNPAQIAMSLVVLMLIPLAAGLLLRARGPGVAARLQPVIAKVSTVSMILVIAFTIAAHFNSVLSVFGTFGILAAVIYTVICAGIGWLMGGPGTREVLALGTAQRNAAAAFVVAGQNFDDPKVVVMITVVLIAEFLMLLPFARRLARTR from the coding sequence ATGAACGATCTCCTCCTGCGTGGTTCGAACATCGCCGTTGTCTTCTTCGTCGTGTCGAGCACACTGGCGGTGGGTCTTGGCTTGACCGTCGGCCAGATTCTGGCTCCACTCAAGAACATTCGTGTGGTGGCATTGTCCCTGGCGGCGAACTTCGTGCTGGCCCCGCTGGCCGCATTCGGACTGTGGCGGGTGTTCGACCTGGACGACCCGCTCGGGATCGGGTTGCTGTTGTGCGGGCTCGCGGCCGGCGCACCGTTCCTGATCAAGCTCGCCGAGTTCGCGAAGGCCGATATGGCCTTCGCGGTGGGCCTGATGGTGCTGCTGATGGTGGTCACCGTGGGATACGTGCCGCTGATCCTGCCGATCTTCGTCTCGGGCACCGCGGTCAACCCCGCCCAGATCGCGATGTCCCTCGTGGTGCTGATGCTCATCCCGCTGGCCGCGGGCCTGCTACTGCGGGCCCGCGGACCCGGTGTGGCCGCCCGCCTCCAGCCCGTGATCGCGAAGGTCTCCACCGTCAGCATGATCCTGGTGATCGCGTTCACGATCGCCGCCCATTTCAACAGCGTGCTTTCGGTTTTCGGCACGTTCGGCATCCTGGCGGCCGTCATCTACACGGTGATCTGCGCCGGGATCGGTTGGCTCATGGGCGGTCCCGGGACACGGGAGGTGCTGGCGCTGGGGACCGCTCAGCGCAACGCCGCAGCGGCGTTCGTGGTCGCAGGCCAGAACTTCGACGATCCCAAGGTGGTCGTGATGATCACCGTCGTGCTGATCGCCGAGTTTCTGATGCTGTTGCCGTTCGCGCGGCGGCTCGCGCGGACTCGCTGA
- a CDS encoding AAA family ATPase, producing MGAGSWPAHIPVATVGRPATARAGVPRPGIARVLRDRTGLVVIAAPAGYGKTTAVVQWDDADERLFAWARLDNLDNDPAHLLLHLATALNQIRPIDPAVLQYLQGAGRAETQLVSAFVRALESCGPVVLVLDDVHELSASAAVDTLRAVVDLAPNSTTLALIGRQLPALDLARRRLQGYVVEIGIPELKLSGPEGTAAFAALGAGMDKATIARVLDKCEGWAAGVVMAALALRDGAPAEAVTGRHRLVADYLVEEVLSQLEPDTVTFLTESAVLDRFCADELDALLGRTDSAAMLDAITHSGNMFLVSLDAQGVWYRYHQLFGDLLRARLRDRDPDRFRELAARAADRLAQAGDVDGALTQALAADDRAQAAALVGMDAVRLGFDGRVGVLARRLSLIDEQTFADYPDAAIARAWLGVMNGDAELIQRSLLTASAADGGEPLSDGTPSVEVAAALIGSLIGVGGVGEVIRHAETVRSAGDHLVNPWWGAATTMKGTALSMLGEAAQARATLESALPVTEDLPGFQAAALAHLAALDLLDGDLSAAVEHTASARSIVDSRDLSDMVPMVVVYAVDALVRARRGDVAGARSAVSATERLVDRLGDLSARTALMAHVLVAGAAVEIDDTELCDRHLVEAQRAHRRETEAVGVGQWLDRIRTLSAARTARGARSSLTAAELRLLPYLATHLSLQRIADELILGRETVKSQATSIYRKLAVASRAAAVAEAGRLGLLSESARAAARTATASETRRSARR from the coding sequence GTGGGAGCAGGATCCTGGCCGGCGCACATCCCGGTGGCGACCGTCGGACGGCCGGCCACCGCGCGCGCCGGTGTTCCCCGCCCCGGAATCGCCCGTGTGCTGCGGGATCGCACCGGTCTGGTGGTGATCGCCGCGCCCGCGGGATACGGCAAGACCACTGCGGTGGTGCAGTGGGACGACGCCGACGAACGCCTGTTCGCCTGGGCGCGGCTGGACAACCTCGACAACGACCCCGCGCATCTGTTGCTGCATCTCGCCACGGCGCTGAACCAGATCAGGCCCATCGACCCGGCGGTGCTGCAGTACCTGCAGGGCGCGGGCCGCGCCGAAACCCAACTGGTGTCGGCGTTCGTCCGGGCCCTCGAGAGCTGCGGGCCCGTCGTCCTGGTGCTCGACGACGTTCACGAGTTGTCGGCGAGCGCGGCCGTCGACACCCTGCGCGCAGTGGTGGACCTGGCTCCGAATTCGACGACGCTGGCGCTGATCGGCAGGCAGCTGCCCGCGCTCGATCTGGCGCGACGCCGACTGCAGGGCTATGTCGTCGAGATCGGAATTCCGGAGCTGAAGCTGTCCGGGCCCGAAGGTACGGCCGCATTCGCGGCCCTCGGCGCCGGCATGGACAAGGCCACGATCGCACGCGTTCTCGACAAATGTGAGGGCTGGGCGGCCGGCGTGGTCATGGCGGCGTTGGCGCTGCGCGATGGCGCACCCGCTGAGGCCGTGACCGGCAGGCACCGGCTGGTGGCCGACTATCTGGTCGAAGAGGTGCTCAGTCAGCTCGAACCCGACACCGTCACGTTTCTGACGGAATCAGCGGTCCTGGACCGCTTTTGCGCCGACGAGCTCGACGCGTTGCTGGGACGTACCGATTCGGCTGCGATGCTCGACGCAATCACCCACTCGGGCAACATGTTTCTGGTTTCCCTTGACGCCCAAGGTGTCTGGTACCGCTATCACCAGTTGTTCGGCGATCTGTTGCGCGCCCGATTGCGCGACCGCGATCCGGACCGGTTTCGGGAGCTGGCTGCGAGGGCGGCGGATCGGCTGGCCCAGGCCGGTGACGTCGACGGCGCGTTGACCCAGGCGCTGGCCGCCGACGACCGCGCTCAGGCGGCCGCGCTGGTGGGCATGGACGCCGTCCGGTTGGGTTTCGACGGCCGCGTCGGTGTGCTGGCCCGGCGGCTCAGCCTGATCGACGAGCAGACCTTCGCCGACTACCCCGACGCGGCGATCGCGCGGGCGTGGCTGGGCGTGATGAACGGTGACGCCGAGTTGATCCAGCGGTCGTTGCTGACCGCGAGCGCGGCGGACGGCGGTGAACCGCTTTCCGACGGCACCCCTTCGGTCGAGGTGGCTGCCGCGCTGATCGGTTCACTGATCGGTGTCGGGGGCGTGGGGGAGGTCATCCGTCATGCCGAAACAGTTCGTAGCGCAGGCGATCACCTGGTGAATCCGTGGTGGGGGGCGGCCACCACCATGAAGGGCACCGCGCTGTCCATGCTCGGCGAAGCCGCGCAGGCGCGGGCCACCCTGGAATCCGCGCTGCCGGTGACCGAAGACCTGCCCGGATTCCAGGCCGCCGCGCTGGCACATCTCGCCGCGCTGGACCTGCTCGACGGTGACCTGTCGGCCGCCGTCGAGCACACCGCGTCCGCGCGTTCGATCGTCGACTCACGGGACCTGTCCGACATGGTCCCGATGGTGGTGGTCTACGCGGTCGATGCGCTGGTCCGGGCCCGGCGCGGCGACGTGGCCGGAGCGCGCTCGGCGGTCAGCGCGACCGAGCGGCTCGTCGACCGGCTGGGCGATCTGTCCGCCCGCACCGCCCTGATGGCCCACGTGCTGGTCGCCGGTGCCGCTGTGGAGATCGACGACACCGAACTGTGCGACCGTCACCTGGTCGAGGCGCAACGCGCCCACCGGCGTGAAACCGAGGCGGTCGGCGTCGGGCAATGGCTGGACCGCATCCGAACCCTGTCGGCAGCCCGCACGGCCCGCGGTGCACGGTCGTCGCTGACGGCGGCGGAGCTGCGGCTGTTGCCCTACCTGGCGACCCATCTGTCTCTGCAGCGCATTGCCGACGAGCTGATCCTGGGCCGGGAAACCGTGAAGAGCCAGGCCACGTCGATCTACCGGAAGCTCGCCGTCGCCTCGCGCGCCGCGGCGGTGGCCGAGGCCGGCCGGCTCGGGCTGCTCAGCGAGTCCGCGCGAGCCGCCGCGCGAACGGCAACAGCATCAGAAACTCGGCGATCAGCACGACGGTGA
- a CDS encoding YczE/YyaS/YitT family protein, whose protein sequence is MGSQNMHYWRRSFWALVGVAVLGFGSAVLRVAQVGVDPYTAANIGISNTIGLDLGTYQLISNAVLLIPVFFFGRMYIGIGSVINMVMTGYFVQWFSALLGPMVPSEPTRLVQTVMFLVGITLFAAGASMYMTAALGNAPYDAIAPIIVDHTRLPYRAVRVAQDLLFVALALAFHGQVGIGTVMTAFFAGPLIDFFTEKVNKPLMKKDLAALEAFQERVKTTRWHF, encoded by the coding sequence GTGGGTAGTCAGAACATGCACTACTGGCGGCGGTCGTTCTGGGCGCTCGTGGGTGTGGCTGTCCTGGGCTTCGGGTCGGCCGTGTTGCGCGTGGCGCAGGTCGGCGTGGATCCCTACACCGCGGCCAACATCGGCATCAGCAACACGATCGGTCTCGACCTCGGCACGTACCAGCTGATCAGCAATGCGGTGCTGCTGATCCCGGTTTTCTTCTTCGGTCGCATGTACATCGGGATCGGCTCGGTCATCAACATGGTGATGACCGGGTACTTCGTCCAATGGTTCTCGGCCCTGTTGGGCCCCATGGTCCCCAGCGAGCCGACCCGGCTGGTGCAGACCGTGATGTTCCTCGTCGGGATCACGTTGTTCGCCGCCGGTGCGTCGATGTACATGACCGCCGCGCTGGGCAATGCCCCGTACGACGCGATCGCCCCGATCATCGTCGATCACACGCGCCTGCCGTACCGGGCGGTGCGGGTGGCCCAGGACCTCTTGTTCGTCGCGCTGGCGTTGGCATTCCACGGACAGGTCGGCATCGGGACCGTGATGACCGCTTTCTTCGCCGGTCCGCTGATCGACTTCTTCACCGAGAAGGTCAACAAGCCGCTGATGAAGAAGGACCTGGCGGCACTCGAGGCGTTTCAGGAACGCGTCAAGACCACCCGCTGGCACTTCTGA
- a CDS encoding glycoside hydrolase family 16 protein: MANLDRRKMMMLSGLGVMAAALPAPQAQALPTKPQTPPVPAPSAPQAATNYVFADEFDGAAGSAPNASKWTIAKARETIKDPTYWEQPGRIGQYRDDRKNAFLDGKGNLVIRATKEGDAYYGAKLASVWEGGAGHTWEARIKFNCLTAGAWPAFWLGTLGEGELDIVEWYGNGKWPSATTVHAKSNGGEWETHNIAVDTGWHTWRTQWDANGARFWQDYTEGAKPYFEVSASQLPDWPFSQPGYTMFVVLNLAVAGSGGEDPSGGTYPADMLVDYVRVW, translated from the coding sequence ATGGCCAACTTGGATCGTCGAAAAATGATGATGTTGTCAGGTCTGGGCGTGATGGCGGCGGCACTGCCCGCCCCGCAGGCCCAGGCACTCCCGACCAAGCCCCAGACACCGCCCGTTCCGGCGCCCTCAGCGCCGCAAGCTGCGACGAACTACGTGTTCGCCGACGAATTCGACGGGGCAGCGGGCTCCGCGCCGAATGCGTCGAAGTGGACCATCGCGAAGGCCCGCGAGACCATCAAAGACCCCACCTACTGGGAGCAGCCCGGCCGCATCGGCCAGTACCGCGACGACCGCAAGAACGCGTTCCTCGACGGCAAGGGGAACCTGGTCATCCGGGCCACCAAGGAAGGCGACGCCTATTACGGCGCCAAGCTGGCCAGCGTGTGGGAGGGCGGTGCCGGCCACACCTGGGAGGCGCGGATCAAGTTCAACTGCCTGACCGCGGGCGCATGGCCGGCCTTCTGGCTGGGCACCCTGGGCGAGGGTGAGCTCGACATCGTCGAGTGGTACGGCAACGGCAAATGGCCGTCGGCCACCACCGTGCACGCCAAGTCCAACGGCGGCGAGTGGGAGACCCACAACATCGCCGTCGACACCGGCTGGCACACCTGGCGTACCCAGTGGGACGCCAACGGCGCCCGGTTCTGGCAGGACTACACCGAAGGCGCGAAGCCCTACTTCGAGGTTTCGGCGAGCCAGCTCCCCGACTGGCCGTTCAGCCAGCCCGGTTACACGATGTTCGTGGTCTTGAACCTCGCGGTCGCGGGCTCTGGCGGAGAAGACCCCAGCGGCGGGACCTACCCTGCCGACATGCTCGTGGATTACGTGCGCGTCTGGTAG